The Neofelis nebulosa isolate mNeoNeb1 chromosome X, mNeoNeb1.pri, whole genome shotgun sequence genome has a segment encoding these proteins:
- the LOC131502817 gene encoding testis-expressed protein 13D-like, producing the protein MAVDFGDPKSGFRHNEVVGFINEEVLSNGGGPDFYVTFCSRPWNEIEDELLSVVADPQVPRAVKRAYSWSALALSVRAAARQQEQQGRRIQRLQEQLKERETTTWALASQLQRLREERQQALSQLRGAQHHLQQALDDCEALRGQLLHTQTRSPQVWPQTQQLATATEVWPLTLKERSDMLAAARLQRERDAEMQSEARTASMTATTMPGVLHVPRPLYPWAQVQRPVPMPFPMPFPVAFPHPPPPPPRVVAEAASGAAFPPQSSPGGVCPPGMWPALGSQEETSLPWDQRSHVQEEGPVRSHLVNPSGDNWSHGDAMKQPPQGLMPEQEDAPGTFREVEETPAPSV; encoded by the exons ATGGCAGTGGATTTCGGCGACCCCAAGAGCGGCTTTCGCCACAACGAGGTGGTGGGGTTCATCAACGAAGAGGTGCTCAGTAATGGCGGCGGTCCAGACTTCTACGTGACCTTCTGCTCGAGGCCCTGGAACGAGATCGAAGACGAGCTGCTGTCCGTCGTGGCCGACCCGCAGGTGCCGCGCGCCGTCAAGAGGGCCTACTCCTGGAGCGCGCTGGCCTTGAGCGTGCGTGCGGCCGCGaggcagcaggagcagcaggggCGCCGGATCCAGCGGCTGCAGGAGCAGCTGAAGGAGCGCGAGACCACCACCTGGGCCCTGGCCTCCCAGCTGCAGCGGCTGCGCGAGGAGCGCCAGCAGGCGCTCTCGCAGCTGCGCGGCGCGCAGCACCACCTGCAGCAGGCGCTGGACGACTGCGAGGCCCTGCGCGGGCAGCTGCTCCACACCCAGACGCGGTCCCCGCAGGTCTGGCCTCAAACACAGCAGCTCGCGACCGCGACCGAGGTGTGGCCCCTGACCTTGAAGGAGCGGAGCGACATGCTGGCCGCAGCTCGGCTGCAGCGTGAGCGGGATGCGGAGATGCAGAGCGAGGCCCGGACGGCCTCGATGACGGCGACCACGATGCCCGGCGTGCTTCACGTGCCCAGACCGCTGTATCCCTGGGCCCAGGTTCAACGCCCTGTGCCGATGCCATTCCCCATGCCGTTCCCGGTGGcgttcccccatcccccacctcccccacccagagTCGTGGCAGAAGCAGCGTCAGGAGCGGCGTTCCCACCCCAGAGTTCTCCTGGGGGCGTCTGCCCCCCGGGCATGTGGCCTGCATTGGGGTCCCAGGAGGAGACGTCCCTGCCGTGGGACCAGAGGAGCCACGTCCAGGAGGAAGGTCCCGTGAGGTCCCACTTGGTAAACCCCTCAGGGGACAACTGGAGCCACGGAGACGCGATGAAGCAACCACCGCAGGGCCTGATGCCCGAGCAAGAAGATG CTCCAGGAACCTTCCGTGAAGTCGAAGAAACTCCAGCTCCCAGCGTGTGA